From the Fusobacterium ulcerans ATCC 49185 genome, the window CCTCTTTCAGCTTCTTCCACTTGATCTTCAAATCTTCCTCTTTGATCAGCTGGATCCTGTAACTCAGAGAATGCATTTGCATACTCTCTTGCATCTATAAACAATTCAAATCTGTCAGTAAATCTAGGATCTTCTTCATTTCTTTTAGCTAATGGAGAAATTTCCACTGGATGTCCAAATACAAATGTAGGCTGAACAATTTTTTCTTCACATTTTTCTTCAAAGAACTGGTTAACAACATGCCCAACACTGTTCATGTGATCAGCAACTTCTACATGATGTTGTTTTGCAAGAGCTTTAGCTTCTTCAAAAGTCATATTTTGATCCCAGAAGTCCACTCCAGTAACTTCTTTTACAAGGTCTACCATATGTACTCTTTTGAAGTTTTCAAGAACTAGAGTTTTTCCATTGTACTCAACAGTTGTAGTTCCTAATACTTGTTTAGCCAGAGTTGTGATTATTTCCTCTGCTAAGTCCATCATATCATTAAAATCAGCATAAGCTTGGTATAGTTCAATCATTGTAAATTCAGGATTATGTCTTGTTGACATTCCTTCATTTCTGAAGTTTCTTCCTAATTCATATACTCTTTCCAATCCTCCAACTATCAATCTTTTTAAGTAAAGCTCAGGAGCTATTCTCATATATAGATCAACATTTAGTGCATTGTGGTGAGTAATAAATGGTTTTGCTGCTGCTCCTCCTAGAATTGGGTGCATTAATGGAGTTTCAACTTCTAAGAAACCTTTATTGTCAAGTATTGTTCTAATTCCTTTTATAATTTGAGTTCTTTTTATAAATGTATCTCTTACTTCTTTATTCATTATAAGGTCTACATATCTTTTTCTGTATCTAGTTTCAACATCAGTCAGTCCGTGGAATTTTTCTGGTAAAGGTCTAATATTTTTAGATAATAATTGAATAGAAGTAACTCTTAAAGTTAACTCTCCTGTATGAGTTATAAATAATTCTCCCTCTACTCCTACTATATCTCCTACTCCAATTTTATTTACCATTTCAAAAACTTCATCACCTAATTCATCTTTTCTTAGGTATAACTGAATTCTTCCAGTACGATCTTCTATATGAGCAAATAAAGTCTTTCCTTTTCCTCTATATGCCATTATTCTTCCAGCTGTTTTATATTTTAAATTTTCTTCAGGAGTATGAGTTAATATATCCCCTACCATGTACTTTTTGTCAAACTTACTTCCAAAAGGTTTTACTCCTAACTCTTTTAATTCTTCTACTTTTTTCCATTTTTCCATAACTAAATTTTCTTTAGCTACTCTGTCAAAATATCTTTCCATGGTTCTTCTCCTTATAAATTTTTTGATTTTAATTTAATTTTAACAAATATATACTACTTTTTGTACTCCATGATGATTTTGGATATTTTTGTCTTACAAAAGTAAAGTAATTTCTACTTTCCTCTTTATTTCCAAGTTTATCATAAGCTATTCCCATATTATAGTATATTTCTGCTTTTTTGTCATCGCTTTTTTCTATATCCAATGCTTTTTTATAATTATCAATAGCTTTTTGATTGTTATCTAATTGAAGATTGCTTTGTCCCATATAAAAGTATATATCCTTAGTTTCAGCATAATTCTTATTTATTTCTAAAGCCTTTTCAAGATGTACAAGTGCTTCCACATAATTTCCTTGATTAAAGCTGTTCTCTCCATCACTTAAAAATGTTCTGAATTGAGTATAGTTTTTATTTTCAAGTTCTGCCATTGGATCTACTGTTCCCTCTTCAGTTTTTGTAAATATAGATTCCAGTAATTCAGGAGCAATTCCTTCAATAGTTCCATTTATATACTGTGTTCCTCTGTTTATATCTCCATTTCTCAAATACCAGTTTCCTATGAAATCTGCTGCCTCTTTAGTTGGCTCATCTCTGAATACTTTTTCTAAAAATTCTATTTCTTCTCTGTTAGCTGAAGATTTTGAAAGTATTATCTTTTTAAGTTCTCCATTAAGTATAGTATTTGCTGAATCATATTCTAATAATACTGAATCAAGATTAGAAGATGTAGCTCCTATTGCAGTAAGAGTATCAAGTATTGTCAATTTATCCTGTTCATCTAAAGTTTTATATTTTTTCAGGAATTCAATTTCTTCCCTTACTACTCTAACATTTCCATCTTTCCCTGCCAATTCCATAAGCATAAAAGATATTTCCTTATCTCTGAAACTATCTGGAAATGCCATTCTATGTAATGCTACACTATTTTGTAACTGTTTTATATCATTTGCAGCGTAATTTTTTAGAATTATATCATAATTATTCTGTTCCGTAAATCTATATTTTAATTTATTCGAAATTTTTACTCTTCTTGTTACTCCTCCTAAAGAGTATAAATCTAAAGTAAATTCTCCCTGATATATACTTCTAAATACTAGATTATTTCCTTTTATTCCCAGTTCATAAGAAATACTTCTAGGATAAGAAACTAATTTAAAGTCATCTTCAGATTTTAAAGGAATAAAAAGATAATCTCCTGTATACACTTCAAAAGTGCTTCCATTGTAGCTTTCAGAATATTCTTTAGTTTTTCCTTCTTTCAATGATCTTGAAACCTCATCTAAAATTCCTGAAGAATCATTTTCTGTTAAAACGATTGTTTCCTGTGTTATTGGCTGTTCTTCATTTCTTCCCCATATACTTCCTAAATCAGTTTTTTGAGGAAGTCCAGTACAGCTGTACATAGTAAGAAGAATTAATAAGTAACCTATTGCTTTCATTTTACCTCCCGTTTATAAAAATAGAGCATAAATCAGATATGCTCTATTCAAAGATTATCAATATTCTTTAATGGTAATTGAAATATTATTGACTTCTTCTCCATTATCTAATATTTTATAGGAAAATTCCAATATATTTTGTTTATAAGTTATTTTCTCTCCCAATATATGAAAGTTTTTCTCAAATCCTTCACCGCAGTACAAAAATTCAGTCATATTGTCTAAATCAACTTCTATAACATTTTTTATACCATTATTTTCCCTCTGAATAAATACTTTATTATCACAAAAAGATATTTTGCAATCACCTAATTTACTTTTGTATTCATAGATAATTTTATTATTTTCCTCTTTTTTTAATCCAGTAACCATTTCAAATGATTTTTCATTGTAACTATCCAGACTTTTTATCATGAACTTATTCATTAATAGTATTCCTCTTCATCTTCATAGTAATCTTCATTGTCAAATTTTTCACTGTAGTCATCTTCTCTGTCATAATATTCATCTTCTTCATAGTCACCTATATCATCACCAGACAGATATTCTTCTCTCCAATATTCTATAACTTCCATAGCATCACTATCTTCCATTAAATAAATATCTTCTTCATCCTCATTGTATAAAAACACATGGATTTGTCCATCAAAATCCTCTGCAATTATATACTCCTTATCTCCCATTACAACATTTTCAATTACATGTAATTCGTACTCTTCATCATCAATGTCATGATAAAAAGTTTCTCCTTGCGAATACATAGCTCTTCCCTCCTAAATTTTATTAACTTTAAATATTTTTGCTGACTTTATTATTTATGGTATTTAGTATTTTTTATAATACTGAACCATCTGTAAATTTGCTCACTGAGTATCAATCTCATTAACTGATGAGGAAAAGTCATTTTAGAGAAGCTTAATCTCATATCTACTGCTTTTCTTACATTTTCTGATACTCCATATGAACCACCAATTATAAAATTTATACTGCTCACACCATTTACTGTAAGTCTTTCTATTTCTTCAGACATTTCCTCTGAAGAAAAGTTTTTCCCTTGAATATCCAGAAGAATATTATATCCACCTAGTTTTTCCATAGTCTTAAGAATGTCTTCTGATTCTTTTTCAATAGAAATATTTCTATTGGTATCATTTCCATCTTCTTTCAATTCCACAATTTTCATTTTAGCAAAAGACTGCATTCTTTTCAAGAATTCATTTATTCCCTCAATTATATACTTTTCTTTTACTTTTCCTACACATATAATAGATACATTCAAAATATACTCCTTTTTTCAAAAAAATTCAATTTATTTTCTCTTAAAAAGTTTTTCTAAATCATTCAGAGTAATTTTTACTATAATTGGTCTTCCGTGAGGACAAGTATATTTACCTATTTCATGAAGTTTCTTTATTATTGTTTCCATTTCACTAATAGAAAGTTTTTCATTGGCTTTTATAGCCCCTTTACATGACATTGAAATTATAATACTTTCTCTGATATCTGTTTCTTTATTCTCTTTAAGATTTTTAATTATATTTCTGAAAATATTTTCTGTGCTGTCCCTAAAATTCATTACTGGAACTGATCTTATTACTACTTCATTCTCATCAAACTCATCAATCTCAAATCCAAACTCTGTAAAATATTCCATATTTTCAAAAATAAGTTCTCTCTCCCTTGGGTCAAGATTTATTCTTATTGGCACCAAAAGCTGCTGTCTGCTCACACTTGTTCCATAATATTCTTTTTTTAATTTCTCATAAAGTATTCTCTCGTGAATTATATGCTGATCATATATTTCAAATACTCCATCTCTTTCAACTAAAATGAACGAATCAAATATCTGTCCTAAAACTTTAAAATCTATTTTAGGAACAGCATTCTTTTCTTCTGGTATAACAGCTTCTTTAATTTCAGGTTTTACTTCTAAAATAACATTGCTTTTCATTGTATCAGATTTTTCATTTTCTTCAAATGCTTTTATTTCTTCTTTTATCTCAAAAACAGAATTTTTCTTCTTCTCACTGAACATATTTTCAAAATCATCTTCATCTGATTTTTCAATCTTCTCAGTTTTTTCAATTTCTTCTTTTACCTCTATGTCAGAAATTTCTATCTCTCTTTCTGCTTTAGGATATTTTTTCACTTCAAGTCCTTCAAACTTTGTATTTTCTGCCTTCATAGGAACAAATTTTGAAAATTCTGTAAAGTCTATTAAAGCTTCTTTTTCCTTTTCAATATTCTTTTCCATAGTTGGAGAAACAAAAACATCATCACCTTCAAAACAATTTTCAATTTCTCTCAAAACTTTTCCATATATATTAGATTCATTTGAGAATTTCACTATTTTCTTTGAAGGATGTACATTAACATCTACCTCTTTAGGATCTATCTCTAGGAACAAAATTGCAAAAGGATATTTTCCTTTCATAAGCTTTGTATAGTACCCATCAATAATAGCGTTCTCCAGAAGTTTTGATTTTACCATACGCCCATTTACAAATGTAAATATAGAATCTCTTGTAGCTCTATACAATGAAGCATTTCCCAGATACCCCATAGAAAAAGCTTTTGAATTTTTTAAAACATTTCTTCCAAATATTTCTACAATAGTATTCTCTATCCCATTTCCTGTTGTCTTTATACTCACTTTATCATCAAGTATAAGAGTTATAGCAGTATTAGGATTTCCCAGTGCTTCCTGTACTATTATATCTTTTATATTCATATATTCTGTTGTAGTCTTTCTCAAAAACTTTAGTCTTGCAGGAGTATTAAAAAACAAATCTTTTATTTCTATGGTAGTTCCCACATTTCTCTGAATTTCTTTAAGACCTGTTATTTTTCCACCAGAAACTGTTATTGCTGATCCTACTTCATCATCTTTAGTTCGAGAAGATAAAGACATTTTTGATACTGCTGAGATAGAAGAAAGTGCCTCTCCTCTAAACCCATATGTAAAAAGATTATATAAATCTTCCTTTTTAGCTATCTTACTTGTAGCATGTCTTTCTACAGAAAGAAGCAGATCATCTTGAGTCATTCCCTTTCCATCATCAGATATTATCACATGTCTTCCGCCAGATTTAACCTCTATTTTTATACTTTTGCTCTCTGCATCTAGTGAGTTTTCCAAAAGTTCTTTCAGCATACTGGCAGGATTTTCAACTACTTCCCCAGCTGCAATTATGTTAGAAACTGATTCGTCTAATACTTTTATTATTCCCATCTCCACCTCCTAAAAAACAAAATACTGCTTTCCATTATCTAATATATTTCAAATAATTTCAATATTTTTTTTTAAAAATAAAAAAATAATATAATTGTTGCCATTTTTAAGTAATTTTGCAATAATTATAGTAGCATATATTTTAATAAGAGGTGTCTAAAAAATGAGAAAAATATTTATGATTTTATTCTTTATTATAAATAGTTTTATGGCTTTTACCTATACTTATGAAGATTATGATATTTTCATTCAGGGAAAAAATGCTTATTACAACAGAGAATATGAAGAAGCTCAGAATAAATTTGAAACTCTTCTGAACAGTTATTCCTTTTCTCCTATCTTAAAAAATAATTATGCCTTTTATTTTATAGGAATGACTTACTATAGAATGGGAGATTGGAAAAAGGCTGTCTTCTATCTTGAAAAAGCTGTTTTCAGCCATAAACTTTCTTTTTTTAATCGAGGGTCGGAAATAGAAAAAAATATTTACTTTGCTGAAAGAGATTACTCCCTTGGAGATGCTCTTATAAAAACTGGAAATAAAGAAACTGGACTAGTATATCTAAAGAGGCTGGATTACTCTACTTTTTCTCCTCTCACTTCACATTTTGAAGAAAAAGCTCTCAGCCTGCTGTCAAAAGAAGATATTTCGTATCAAAATTATTATAATCTAAAATTTAAAGGTGATTTCTCTCACATTAAAGAAATTTCTACAAAGGAGCTTTTAAAAGCTGCTCATTTTTTCTTTTCAAAAAAAGAATACGAAAAAGCTGAAAAACTCTATAAAGAAATTTTAAAAACTCCTGATATTACAAAAGCTGATAAAGAAAAAGCTGAATCTGAACTTTTCAGAACATTAATCAGAGCAAAGAAAAATAAAGATATTATTACCTTAACAAATGAATATGGGAAAAATGGAAATAAAGATTTATACTTCTTCTACAAAGGACTTGCTTACTACAGAATGAAAGATTTTTCAAGATGCCTTTATGCTTTTGAAAATGTAAAAGGAGGAAGATATGCTTCTCTTGCATTATTCTATAGAGCTGGTATTTATTATTCCTTTGGAGATTATGAACAGGTATTAAAAACAACTGCTAAAATACCTCATAAAAACATAATAACTGAAATAATGATTGCAAATTCATATTTAAAACTTGGAAATGATAAATTTTTTGAGAAAAAAGCTGAAAATATAATAAAAAAATATCCTAATTCATATGAGGGAATGTTTTATTCTTTTCTTTTAAAAAATAATGGCATTGATATAAATAATCATAATTCTGTTTTTAAAGTTGGACTAATACTTGACAATCTTCTTGCAAACTGTAAAAATATAGATGATAATTTTATCAATACAGTAGATAAGTTGGAAATTGAAAAACTTTCATCTATTGCAGCTATGAAAGATGAAGAGCTTATAAAAATAGAGATAGAAAACAGTAGCTTTATTAATAAACATTCTATTCAAAATGGTTATGCAATAACTACAATTCTTGAAAAAGGAGAGTTTTTTGATCTTGCCTATAAAAATTCTTCTACATACAGAAAAGATTTTTTTGAATACAAAGATTTAATAAAATATAGTTATCCTTTATATTATAAATACTCTGTAGAAATGAATTCAAGAAAATATGATGTTCCACAGGAACTTATTTATTCGACAATACTTATTTCCAGCAAATTTAATAAAAGACTTTTATCTGAAAATTCTAAAATAGGTCTTATGCAAATACCTTATACTTCTCGAGAAGAAATAGTTACACTCTTTGACCCAGATACAAATATAGCAATGGGAACAGAGAAATTAAAATCCCTTCTTGAAACTTATAAAGGTGATAAGCTTAAATCTCTTATAGCATATGTTTACGGAGAGGAACTGTTAAATAGAATTCAATTTGATTATGATGGAGATCTGAATTTAGATTTAGTAGCTGATCCAGAAGAAAGATATGATTTACAAAACTTAATACTTACATATATGTTCTACAAGAAACTATACAACTTTTAAAGGAGCAAAAATGAGAAATACAAGATGGGTTTACAGAGATAATTCTCTGAAAAACAACAAAGATATTCAAAATCTTAATTTAGATAAGGATATCCTTAATCTTTTATATAATAGAAATATAACAGAGAAAGAAGATATAAAAAATTTCCTTGATGTAAATATAAAAAATATAGCTGATCCTTTTTCTTTAAAAGATGTTGATAAAGCAATTAAAAGACTTACTCAAGCAAAAGAATCAAATGAAACTGTATGGGTATATGGAGATTACGATGTTGATGGAATCACATCAGTTTCTTTATGTTATTTAGCCTTGAGTGAATTAGGAATCAATGTAAAATATTATATCCCCTTAAGAGATGAAGGATATGGACTTAACAAGGAAGCAATAGATCATATAAAAAGTGAAGGAGGAACCCTTATCATAACTGTTGACTGTGGTATCTCCTCACATGAAGAAATAACTCATGCTTCATCTTTGGGTATAGATATGATAGTTACTGACCATCACGAGATAAATAATGGCAATCCTGAAGCTCTAGCAGTTATTAATCCTAAAAGGGAGGATAATGAATATGGATTTAAATATTTAGCAGGAGTAGGAACTGCTTTTATGATGATATCTGCCCTTTTTAAAACTCTTGATAAAGAAGAAGATGTTTATAAATACCTTGATATAGTTGCAATAGGTACTGTAGCAGATATTGTTCCCCTTCTTAAAGAAAATAGAATATTTGTGAAAGAAGGGCTGGAATATCTCAAAAGAAGCAGATGGCTTGGACTAAATATGCTTATTAAAAAAATTTTTGAAGATTATGATATAAGAAAATTCAATACTTATGATATAGGATTTATCATAGCCCCTATATTTAATGCTGTAGGAAGACTGGAAGATGCTAAAAAAGCTGTTGAACTTTTTATAGAAAAAGACCATAGAGTATGCTCTGCAGCAATAAAAGACCTTTTAGAAAAAAACAGCGAAAGAAAAGAGATACAAGAAGAGATATTCCAAAAGGCTATTGAAAAAATAGAGAATGAAAAACTTTATGAAAACAGTGTTCTCATAGTGGGAGAAGAGGGATTTCATCATGGAGTTATTGGTATAGTTGCCTCTAAAGTTCTGGACAGATATTACAAACCTACTATAATTATGGAAATAAAACCTGATGAAGGAATTGCCACTGCTTCATGCAGAAGTATAGAGGGATTCAATATAATAGAAGCTATTAATAATTTTTCAGACCTTCTTGTCAAATATGGAGGACACAGTGGAGCTGCTGGTTTTTCAATCAAAATAGAAAATATTGAGGAGTTCAGCAAAAAACTTAATGAATATGCTAAAAATGCCATGGAAGACAGTACTCTTGTAAAACCAGTTAAAGTGGACAGACCTCTTCCTTTTTATAAAATATCATATGATTTCCTGGATAAGATCTCACTTCTTGAACCATTTGGTTTTGGAAATCCCTCTCCTTTATTTTCACTGGATAACTGTCAGTTTGATGGATTGAGACTTATAGGTAAAGATAAGAAACATCTTATGATGAATATTATAAAAAATGGAAATGAAATAAGAAACTGTGTGTGGTTTAACAGTGATGATGTCTTTGAGGACCTTGTTAACTTAAGAAATATAGATATTGCCTTTAAGCTAAAACTGGAAACATACAAAGACAGATACCAATATAAAATGTATGTTGAAGATATAAGAGAGACTATTCATACTTCAAATGAAACAGAAAATATTTTTGATCTTTATGATATACAGTTTCCAATAGAAACAGTTATTTATACCAGAAGAAAAATGGATTCTCCAAAAATAAGGCTTACTTTCTCTGAACAGGGAATAACTGTAGCTAATGATCGTACATATCTGGGAAGTTTAGATGCTCAGACTGAATATATACTAAGTTCTTTAAAAAAAATGTATAACGTTGAATTCTCTGCTGCTGTAAAAGATGTTATATTAAAAGATGAAAATTACAATGTTCATCTCCTTATTGATAAAGATTATACTTTTTCATCTTATGCTATAAAACAAAGTGAATTATTCAAGGAAATAAAGAATTTTCTTATAGGAGAATTTAATTATAACTATATTCAAAAGAAAACTTTAGCATCTGTTTTTAAAGATAAAAATAATACAATAGCAATTATAGAAAAAGGAAGAGGAATTGAAACTATAATTCAAACTATAGGACTTTATTACAAAAATATAAATGAAAAAGCTCTTCTTGTAACAAAAGAAAATATATCTAAAAAAACTATTTCAAGTATAGGAATAGGGGATAAATTTATTGGAGGGTATGATTTTTATATTTTCCTTAATCCTGAAAAATCTCAAATAGAAAAATATATTGATAGAAAAATTCTAGTAATAACAGAAGATAAAACTTTTAATATAGATGGATTCAGTAATATTGTTGATGACTATGAGATTCCACAAAATATAAGATTTGTATCTGAAGAGGAGCTTAAAGATAAAAATATAATTTTCAGTAAAAAGCTTCCTTTAGATAAAAAAATTCAGGTTATTAAAAATCTAAAAACTTACTTAGAGGTGTATTCAACAAAGAATATACTTCCATATCTATAAAATAGAACTTTTCAATTTATTTTCAATATAGAAAAAGAGCAGTATATATTTCCCCTGCTCTTTTTTGTTATTGCTTTTTAATTAGAAATTAAATTTGTATCCAACAGAAAGTGTTACTCTTGAATAGTCTAAATCTTTTTTAATTCTTTCTCCATATATATCAGCTTTTATTTTAGCTTTATTTACTTTATACATTAAATCTACTACAAAATTATTATATTCTGCTCCTGCACCTATTCCATAATATAGTCCGTTTTCTACTTTTGTAAGAAAATTTAATCCAAGTTCTGAACTACTTATTTTTACATCTCCATTTTCATCATTAAATGAATATCCTAAATCCGCTTTCAAATATGGTTTTACATTTCCTTCTACTGGAAAATTATACTTAGCTGTTACATATAGTGGTACTGATTTAAATCCTGGAATTTCACTCTTAATATTTTCATCTACATAATATGTAGTTACTGACTTTGGATTACCATGATCCTGATAAGATAGTCCAAGTCCTAATTCTAAGTTAGAGTAAACTTCTCTCATTACTTCTACTGTTAATTCGTAACCAAAGTCATCTCCCTTATCTTTGTTTACCTTTTCCCCTTCATCTTTTACCTCATCAAATCTTTGAAATACATCTGCTCCTGCTTTCAAATATACATTTGTCCCCTCAGCTGCTAAACTTACACATGATAATGCTGCTAATCCTAATAATACTTTTTTCATCATAACTATCTCTCCTTTAACTATATTTTTATGAAATATAGAGTAATTATATGCTGTTCAGTTTACCCATAAAAACTTAACAATTGGTAAGTATTCTCTTTTGTATATAAAAGCGAAGTTTTTATTATTCTATCTAGGCTTTAAAATGTAATTTTTAAGATATTTTACAAAGAAATAAAGAGAAGATTTATTAAATTTAGATTGCTTAATTTAAAATTTTATGTTATAACTTAATTGTTGGAATATAGAAGGTTTTAATTTGTTTTTTTTATAATTCTGTTCGCTTTTATATACAAAAGAGAACACTTATCTATTCTTTAATTTTTATGGTACT encodes:
- a CDS encoding transglycosylase SLT domain-containing protein, with the translated sequence MRKIFMILFFIINSFMAFTYTYEDYDIFIQGKNAYYNREYEEAQNKFETLLNSYSFSPILKNNYAFYFIGMTYYRMGDWKKAVFYLEKAVFSHKLSFFNRGSEIEKNIYFAERDYSLGDALIKTGNKETGLVYLKRLDYSTFSPLTSHFEEKALSLLSKEDISYQNYYNLKFKGDFSHIKEISTKELLKAAHFFFSKKEYEKAEKLYKEILKTPDITKADKEKAESELFRTLIRAKKNKDIITLTNEYGKNGNKDLYFFYKGLAYYRMKDFSRCLYAFENVKGGRYASLALFYRAGIYYSFGDYEQVLKTTAKIPHKNIITEIMIANSYLKLGNDKFFEKKAENIIKKYPNSYEGMFYSFLLKNNGIDINNHNSVFKVGLILDNLLANCKNIDDNFINTVDKLEIEKLSSIAAMKDEELIKIEIENSSFINKHSIQNGYAITTILEKGEFFDLAYKNSSTYRKDFFEYKDLIKYSYPLYYKYSVEMNSRKYDVPQELIYSTILISSKFNKRLLSENSKIGLMQIPYTSREEIVTLFDPDTNIAMGTEKLKSLLETYKGDKLKSLIAYVYGEELLNRIQFDYDGDLNLDLVADPEERYDLQNLILTYMFYKKLYNF
- the rlmH gene encoding 23S rRNA (pseudouridine(1915)-N(3))-methyltransferase RlmH translates to MNVSIICVGKVKEKYIIEGINEFLKRMQSFAKMKIVELKEDGNDTNRNISIEKESEDILKTMEKLGGYNILLDIQGKNFSSEEMSEEIERLTVNGVSSINFIIGGSYGVSENVRKAVDMRLSFSKMTFPHQLMRLILSEQIYRWFSIIKNTKYHK
- a CDS encoding tetratricopeptide repeat protein yields the protein MKAIGYLLILLTMYSCTGLPQKTDLGSIWGRNEEQPITQETIVLTENDSSGILDEVSRSLKEGKTKEYSESYNGSTFEVYTGDYLFIPLKSEDDFKLVSYPRSISYELGIKGNNLVFRSIYQGEFTLDLYSLGGVTRRVKISNKLKYRFTEQNNYDIILKNYAANDIKQLQNSVALHRMAFPDSFRDKEISFMLMELAGKDGNVRVVREEIEFLKKYKTLDEQDKLTILDTLTAIGATSSNLDSVLLEYDSANTILNGELKKIILSKSSANREEIEFLEKVFRDEPTKEAADFIGNWYLRNGDINRGTQYINGTIEGIAPELLESIFTKTEEGTVDPMAELENKNYTQFRTFLSDGENSFNQGNYVEALVHLEKALEINKNYAETKDIYFYMGQSNLQLDNNQKAIDNYKKALDIEKSDDKKAEIYYNMGIAYDKLGNKEESRNYFTFVRQKYPKSSWSTKSSIYLLKLN
- the recJ gene encoding single-stranded-DNA-specific exonuclease RecJ — protein: MRNTRWVYRDNSLKNNKDIQNLNLDKDILNLLYNRNITEKEDIKNFLDVNIKNIADPFSLKDVDKAIKRLTQAKESNETVWVYGDYDVDGITSVSLCYLALSELGINVKYYIPLRDEGYGLNKEAIDHIKSEGGTLIITVDCGISSHEEITHASSLGIDMIVTDHHEINNGNPEALAVINPKREDNEYGFKYLAGVGTAFMMISALFKTLDKEEDVYKYLDIVAIGTVADIVPLLKENRIFVKEGLEYLKRSRWLGLNMLIKKIFEDYDIRKFNTYDIGFIIAPIFNAVGRLEDAKKAVELFIEKDHRVCSAAIKDLLEKNSERKEIQEEIFQKAIEKIENEKLYENSVLIVGEEGFHHGVIGIVASKVLDRYYKPTIIMEIKPDEGIATASCRSIEGFNIIEAINNFSDLLVKYGGHSGAAGFSIKIENIEEFSKKLNEYAKNAMEDSTLVKPVKVDRPLPFYKISYDFLDKISLLEPFGFGNPSPLFSLDNCQFDGLRLIGKDKKHLMMNIIKNGNEIRNCVWFNSDDVFEDLVNLRNIDIAFKLKLETYKDRYQYKMYVEDIRETIHTSNETENIFDLYDIQFPIETVIYTRRKMDSPKIRLTFSEQGITVANDRTYLGSLDAQTEYILSSLKKMYNVEFSAAVKDVILKDENYNVHLLIDKDYTFSSYAIKQSELFKEIKNFLIGEFNYNYIQKKTLASVFKDKNNTIAIIEKGRGIETIIQTIGLYYKNINEKALLVTKENISKKTISSIGIGDKFIGGYDFYIFLNPEKSQIEKYIDRKILVITEDKTFNIDGFSNIVDDYEIPQNIRFVSEEELKDKNIIFSKKLPLDKKIQVIKNLKTYLEVYSTKNILPYL
- the mutL gene encoding DNA mismatch repair endonuclease MutL, which encodes MGIIKVLDESVSNIIAAGEVVENPASMLKELLENSLDAESKSIKIEVKSGGRHVIISDDGKGMTQDDLLLSVERHATSKIAKKEDLYNLFTYGFRGEALSSISAVSKMSLSSRTKDDEVGSAITVSGGKITGLKEIQRNVGTTIEIKDLFFNTPARLKFLRKTTTEYMNIKDIIVQEALGNPNTAITLILDDKVSIKTTGNGIENTIVEIFGRNVLKNSKAFSMGYLGNASLYRATRDSIFTFVNGRMVKSKLLENAIIDGYYTKLMKGKYPFAILFLEIDPKEVDVNVHPSKKIVKFSNESNIYGKVLREIENCFEGDDVFVSPTMEKNIEKEKEALIDFTEFSKFVPMKAENTKFEGLEVKKYPKAEREIEISDIEVKEEIEKTEKIEKSDEDDFENMFSEKKKNSVFEIKEEIKAFEENEKSDTMKSNVILEVKPEIKEAVIPEEKNAVPKIDFKVLGQIFDSFILVERDGVFEIYDQHIIHERILYEKLKKEYYGTSVSRQQLLVPIRINLDPRERELIFENMEYFTEFGFEIDEFDENEVVIRSVPVMNFRDSTENIFRNIIKNLKENKETDIRESIIISMSCKGAIKANEKLSISEMETIIKKLHEIGKYTCPHGRPIIVKITLNDLEKLFKRK
- a CDS encoding outer membrane beta-barrel protein, encoding MMKKVLLGLAALSCVSLAAEGTNVYLKAGADVFQRFDEVKDEGEKVNKDKGDDFGYELTVEVMREVYSNLELGLGLSYQDHGNPKSVTTYYVDENIKSEIPGFKSVPLYVTAKYNFPVEGNVKPYLKADLGYSFNDENGDVKISSSELGLNFLTKVENGLYYGIGAGAEYNNFVVDLMYKVNKAKIKADIYGERIKKDLDYSRVTLSVGYKFNF
- the lysS gene encoding lysine--tRNA ligase, with the protein product MERYFDRVAKENLVMEKWKKVEELKELGVKPFGSKFDKKYMVGDILTHTPEENLKYKTAGRIMAYRGKGKTLFAHIEDRTGRIQLYLRKDELGDEVFEMVNKIGVGDIVGVEGELFITHTGELTLRVTSIQLLSKNIRPLPEKFHGLTDVETRYRKRYVDLIMNKEVRDTFIKRTQIIKGIRTILDNKGFLEVETPLMHPILGGAAAKPFITHHNALNVDLYMRIAPELYLKRLIVGGLERVYELGRNFRNEGMSTRHNPEFTMIELYQAYADFNDMMDLAEEIITTLAKQVLGTTTVEYNGKTLVLENFKRVHMVDLVKEVTGVDFWDQNMTFEEAKALAKQHHVEVADHMNSVGHVVNQFFEEKCEEKIVQPTFVFGHPVEISPLAKRNEEDPRFTDRFELFIDAREYANAFSELQDPADQRGRFEDQVEEAERGNDEATPVIDDDFVEALEYGLPPTGGMGIGIDRLIMLLTQSDSIRDVLLFPQMKPRD